In a single window of the Campylobacter iguaniorum genome:
- the accB gene encoding acetyl-CoA carboxylase biotin carboxyl carrier protein — MTRDEVKELMTFFDETNINRIKIKDKDFEIELEKYEPEVAATPVVCPPVPAPAPINVVVNDKSSAPVASTANETMNSPMVGTFYVAPSPGAAAFVKPGQTVRKGDCIGIIEAMKIMNEIEAEFDCRIVKSLVADGQPVEFGMALYEVEKI, encoded by the coding sequence ATGACAAGAGATGAAGTTAAAGAGCTTATGACCTTCTTTGATGAAACAAATATCAACAGAATTAAGATAAAAGATAAAGATTTCGAAATCGAACTTGAAAAATACGAGCCAGAAGTGGCTGCTACTCCAGTAGTTTGCCCTCCAGTTCCAGCCCCAGCTCCAATAAATGTAGTCGTAAACGATAAAAGCTCAGCTCCAGTTGCATCAACTGCAAATGAGACTATGAACTCACCTATGGTAGGAACATTTTATGTAGCTCCAAGCCCGGGTGCGGCAGCGTTTGTAAAACCAGGTCAAACTGTAAGAAAAGGCGATTGTATCGGTATCATCGAAGCTATGAAAATCATGAATGAGATAGAAGCTGAGTTTGACTGCCGCATAGTAAAATCTTTGGTTGCAGACGGACAGCCAGTTGAGTTTGGAATGGCATTATACGAGGTTGAAAAGATATGA
- a CDS encoding molybdate ABC transporter permease subunit — protein sequence MSVQRLFLLNLDLNNLDRFLNPLFLSFKTLLWCAVLFASVGILLSYFLAFYKGKCKVVLETIVVFPLIFPPIATGFLLLYLLGRNSFLGELFGLEIVFSFKALVLASFLAGLPLFVKPIQSALEAFPKTLIEAGQSLGKSKFEIAIFIIFPNIIRTIASSLILALARGLGEVGITLMLGGNIIGKTDTISLAIFNAVYDGENQKALFLSLILVVLSLSMFFIINLLKKKALQN from the coding sequence GTGAGCGTTCAAAGGCTATTTTTGCTAAATTTGGACTTAAATAATCTTGATCGGTTTTTAAACCCGCTTTTTCTTAGCTTCAAAACGCTTTTGTGGTGTGCGGTTTTGTTCGCTAGCGTCGGTATTTTGCTATCTTATTTTTTAGCATTTTACAAAGGAAAATGCAAAGTGGTACTTGAAACCATAGTCGTTTTTCCTTTGATTTTTCCGCCTATTGCAACTGGGTTTTTGCTACTTTATTTGCTTGGTAGAAACAGTTTTTTAGGCGAGCTTTTTGGTTTGGAGATAGTTTTTAGCTTTAAAGCTCTTGTTTTAGCCTCTTTTTTAGCCGGACTTCCGCTATTTGTCAAGCCCATACAAAGTGCCTTAGAAGCGTTCCCAAAGACTTTGATAGAAGCCGGTCAGAGTCTTGGAAAAAGCAAATTTGAAATCGCGATTTTTATTATTTTTCCAAATATCATAAGAACAATCGCCTCATCTCTGATTTTAGCCCTTGCTAGAGGGCTTGGAGAGGTCGGTATCACGCTTATGCTTGGCGGGAATATCATCGGCAAAACAGATACAATATCTCTAGCTATTTTTAATGCAGTGTATGACGGCGAGAACCAAAAAGCACTATTTTTAAGCTTAATTCTTGTTGTTTTGAGCCTTAGTATGTTTTTTATCATAAATTTACTTAAGAAAAAAGCATTGCAGAATTAA
- the modA gene encoding molybdate ABC transporter substrate-binding protein — translation MKKILFSALLCSFVFGESLLVGAGAGYKKPLMQVISNLQKDGVNVDGAFANIKQITIQAKEGKMSIIVGDEAFLDKSGLNLSGYERIGKGALVLVTPKNIVIKDVKELEKLSKIAIPDPKKAIYGIRATEFLEKSNLKGVLQGKILEVSTVPQAVAYVLNGEVEAGFINSTEAIARSGEFGSIIYVDEDLYSPVYISAARLEACKANASCEVFINELKSERSKAIFAKFGLK, via the coding sequence ATGAAAAAGATTTTATTTTCAGCTTTGCTTTGTAGTTTTGTTTTTGGTGAAAGTCTGCTTGTGGGAGCTGGCGCTGGGTACAAAAAACCGCTCATGCAAGTTATATCAAATTTGCAAAAAGATGGCGTAAATGTAGATGGTGCGTTTGCAAATATCAAACAAATCACTATCCAAGCAAAAGAAGGGAAAATGTCTATCATCGTCGGAGATGAAGCGTTTTTGGACAAAAGTGGATTAAATTTGAGTGGTTATGAAAGGATAGGCAAGGGGGCTTTGGTCTTAGTCACTCCAAAAAATATCGTTATAAAAGATGTAAAAGAGCTAGAAAAACTTAGCAAAATCGCAATTCCTGACCCTAAAAAAGCGATTTATGGTATTAGGGCGACTGAGTTTTTAGAAAAGTCAAATTTAAAAGGCGTTTTGCAAGGCAAAATTTTAGAAGTTTCCACAGTGCCTCAAGCAGTCGCTTATGTCCTAAATGGCGAGGTTGAAGCTGGATTTATCAACTCCACAGAAGCCATTGCTAGAAGTGGTGAGTTTGGCTCTATCATTTATGTTGATGAAGATTTATACTCTCCTGTGTATATCAGTGCAGCAAGGCTTGAAGCTTGCAAGGCAAATGCGTCATGTGAGGTCTTTATAAACGAGCTAAAAAGTGAGCGTTCAAAGGCTATTTTTGCTAAATTTGGACTTAAATAA
- the dcd gene encoding dCTP deaminase, which yields MGLKSDKWIREQSINHKMIEPFCEENVGRGVVSYGLSSYGYDIRVGREFKIFTNIGGTVVDPKNFDEKNVVDFVGDICIVPPNSFALARTVEYFKMPRDTLAICLGKSTYARCGIIVNVTPFEPGFEGHITIEISNTTPLPAKIYANEGIAQVLFLQGDEPCEVSYADKKGKYQSQEGITLPRILK from the coding sequence ATGGGACTAAAAAGCGATAAATGGATACGCGAACAAAGCATAAATCACAAGATGATAGAGCCGTTTTGTGAAGAAAATGTCGGTCGTGGCGTCGTGAGTTATGGGCTTTCAAGCTATGGATATGATATAAGGGTCGGACGTGAGTTTAAGATATTTACAAACATCGGCGGAACTGTCGTCGATCCTAAGAACTTTGATGAGAAAAATGTGGTTGATTTCGTAGGCGATATCTGCATCGTGCCGCCAAATTCATTCGCTCTAGCTAGGACTGTTGAATACTTCAAAATGCCACGCGACACACTTGCTATCTGTCTTGGCAAAAGCACCTACGCAAGATGTGGAATAATCGTAAATGTCACACCTTTTGAGCCTGGATTTGAAGGACACATCACGATAGAAATCTCAAACACAACTCCACTTCCAGCTAAAATTTACGCAAATGAAGGGATCGCTCAGGTGCTGTTTTTACAAGGTGATGAGCCATGCGAAGTAAGCTACGCTGACAAAAAAGGCAAGTACCAAAGTCAAGAAGGTATTACATTGCCAAGAATTCTAAAATAA
- the pseC gene encoding UDP-4-amino-4,6-dideoxy-N-acetyl-beta-L-altrosamine transaminase produces MTNTYSRQSIDEDDIKVVCDALRGDILTGGSKVSEFEKALCDYTGAKFAVVMNSATAALHAGYLALGVQSGDEIITTPITFAATANTALMCGANVKFADVLGNGNIDPKSVEKLISPKTKVITPVDLGGFPVDMDALNLLAKSRGIKILDDASHALGSSINGKKVGSLADATVFSFHPIKPVTTLEGGALLTDDEEIATKARLIRSHGIIKKEAWNSDMISLGYNYRLSDVACALGTSQMKKLDKFIAKRDEIAKFYDAKFEKSPYLSTIKIPANVKSSHHLYPVLLFREFWCAKQDIYEELHAQNIGVQVHYKPTYQFSFYKNLYGEMSLPNVEDFYRAELSLPCHQLMSLEDANFVVEKLNEILAKFKGCKVI; encoded by the coding sequence ATGACTAATACTTATAGCAGACAAAGCATCGATGAAGACGATATAAAGGTAGTTTGCGACGCACTAAGAGGCGATATTTTAACAGGCGGAAGTAAGGTTAGTGAGTTTGAAAAAGCGCTTTGTGATTACACTGGAGCTAAATTTGCAGTGGTGATGAACTCTGCGACTGCAGCCCTGCACGCTGGATATTTGGCTCTTGGAGTACAAAGTGGCGATGAGATTATCACTACACCTATCACATTTGCTGCCACTGCAAATACGGCTTTGATGTGTGGGGCAAATGTCAAATTTGCTGATGTGCTTGGCAATGGAAATATCGATCCAAAAAGCGTAGAAAAGCTAATAAGCCCTAAAACAAAAGTCATAACTCCTGTTGATCTTGGCGGATTTCCAGTCGATATGGACGCTTTAAATTTACTCGCAAAAAGCCGTGGCATAAAGATACTTGATGACGCCAGTCACGCTCTTGGAAGCAGCATAAATGGCAAAAAGGTAGGCTCGCTAGCTGACGCCACCGTCTTTAGCTTTCATCCTATCAAGCCAGTTACCACGCTTGAAGGTGGAGCGCTCCTAACAGACGATGAAGAAATCGCCACAAAAGCAAGACTGATCCGCTCTCATGGAATAATCAAAAAAGAGGCTTGGAACTCAGATATGATAAGCCTAGGCTACAACTACCGCTTGAGCGACGTGGCATGTGCTTTAGGCACTTCTCAGATGAAAAAGCTTGATAAATTTATAGCCAAACGTGATGAAATAGCCAAATTTTATGACGCTAAATTTGAAAAAAGCCCATACCTTAGCACTATCAAAATCCCAGCAAATGTCAAAAGCTCTCACCATCTCTATCCTGTGCTTTTATTTAGAGAGTTTTGGTGTGCCAAACAAGATATTTACGAAGAGCTTCACGCCCAAAATATCGGCGTTCAAGTACATTATAAACCAACTTATCAGTTTAGTTTTTACAAGAATTTATACGGTGAGATGAGTTTACCAAATGTTGAAGATTTTTATAGGGCTGAGCTGAGTTTGCCTTGTCATCAGCTAATGAGCTTAGAAGATGCAAACTTTGTAGTAGAAAAGCTAAATGAAATTCTAGCTAAATTTAAAGGATGTAAGGTAATTTAA
- a CDS encoding TIGR04076 family protein, whose amino-acid sequence MKKVKITVLKTTFDEELAKEYGAIGLGACPMLKVGQEFLADYAKPDGFCDEAWKAVYQYVFALAHGCGNEVFYYGDWIRKPGVAICSCNDGLRPVIFKLEATDIDSKIDYTPVR is encoded by the coding sequence ATGAAAAAGGTAAAAATCACAGTCTTAAAGACTACTTTTGATGAAGAATTAGCTAAAGAGTACGGCGCAATAGGGCTTGGAGCCTGTCCTATGCTAAAGGTAGGGCAAGAGTTTTTGGCTGATTATGCTAAGCCAGATGGCTTTTGTGATGAAGCATGGAAAGCTGTATATCAGTATGTTTTTGCTCTAGCTCATGGATGTGGGAATGAGGTGTTTTATTATGGAGATTGGATAAGAAAACCAGGCGTTGCGATATGTAGCTGCAACGACGGTCTTCGTCCAGTAATTTTCAAACTCGAAGCCACTGATATAGACTCTAAAATAGACTATACGCCAGTAAGGTAA
- a CDS encoding (Fe-S)-binding protein gives MQKYNFNTISDMCVKCGKCKPNCTIFKISGDEVRSPRGFLDLLGAYNRGELELDKNAKDIFESCFLCTNCVSECPNSLATDTMIENVRRDIADKFGIAWFKRAFFWLLRHRKIMDMAASMGYVFQSCGFKVANGEMKPRFSIPMMKKERLLPTASKKSFMNSHPEFIDNGGSKTVGIFIGCMGNYAYTSIGEGLLKICKAVKLNAHLMKEQSCCAAPAYFTGDFATVEVLAKKNIAYFEEMLTSVDAIIVPEATCSGMLKVDYEHFFANDKQWQERAKNVAKRIFLATQYFEKETNLGEILARIGANLDKQTITYHDPCHAKKMQGVWKEPRALLSKIYNIKEMSDNVSCCGFGGVTMQSEKYHLSRAAGVSRASSIIATEASSVSAECSACKMQLNNALHLKASDMRCLNPIELIAKVL, from the coding sequence ATGCAAAAATATAATTTTAATACCATTTCAGATATGTGTGTAAAGTGCGGTAAGTGTAAGCCAAACTGCACTATTTTTAAAATAAGTGGCGATGAGGTGAGAAGTCCGCGTGGATTTTTGGATCTGCTTGGGGCTTATAATCGTGGCGAACTTGAGCTAGATAAAAATGCAAAAGATATTTTTGAGAGCTGTTTTTTGTGTACTAACTGCGTAAGCGAGTGCCCAAATTCACTAGCAACTGATACGATGATAGAAAATGTAAGGCGAGATATAGCTGATAAATTTGGCATAGCTTGGTTTAAAAGAGCGTTTTTCTGGCTGCTAAGACACCGCAAAATCATGGATATGGCTGCAAGCATGGGATATGTGTTTCAAAGCTGTGGATTTAAGGTGGCAAACGGCGAAATGAAGCCACGATTTAGTATTCCGATGATGAAAAAAGAGCGTCTTTTGCCAACTGCGAGTAAAAAAAGCTTTATGAACTCGCACCCTGAGTTTATCGACAATGGCGGAAGTAAAACTGTCGGGATTTTCATAGGCTGTATGGGAAACTACGCATATACAAGCATTGGTGAGGGGCTACTGAAAATCTGCAAGGCTGTAAAATTAAACGCACATCTGATGAAAGAGCAAAGCTGCTGCGCCGCTCCGGCGTATTTCACTGGAGATTTTGCTACTGTTGAGGTTTTGGCTAAAAAAAATATAGCTTATTTTGAAGAGATGCTAACAAGCGTTGATGCTATAATCGTGCCAGAAGCGACTTGCTCAGGTATGCTAAAAGTCGATTACGAGCATTTTTTTGCCAATGATAAGCAGTGGCAAGAACGAGCTAAAAACGTGGCAAAAAGGATTTTTCTAGCGACCCAGTATTTTGAGAAAGAGACAAATTTAGGTGAGATTTTGGCTCGAATCGGAGCAAATTTAGACAAGCAAACAATCACTTATCACGACCCTTGCCATGCTAAAAAAATGCAAGGCGTATGGAAAGAACCAAGAGCTTTGCTAAGTAAAATTTACAATATCAAAGAGATGAGCGACAATGTTAGTTGCTGTGGATTTGGTGGTGTGACAATGCAAAGCGAGAAGTATCACCTAAGCCGCGCTGCTGGAGTGAGTAGAGCTAGCTCTATCATCGCCACTGAGGCTAGCTCTGTGAGCGCTGAGTGTAGTGCGTGTAAAATGCAGCTAAACAACGCTCTTCATCTTAAAGCTTCCGACATGAGATGTCTTAATCCAATCGAGCTTATAGCTAAGGTTTTGTAA
- a CDS encoding pyrroline-5-carboxylate reductase produces MKIHILGSGVMATAMAYGLKNAKFEVVIVGRNKDKLELLSNDFETCEYGSKFDITGKNLILAVKPYALKSVCSLLEGEANSCVSVLARTSLEDVKTNLKAKNIAICLPNIAAEFNSSITPFMSQGDTKIIEEILNGFGKCVKFETKNELDAASVVAGCAPAYLAVVAEALANAVVREGVKKDDASKLVSGLFDGFAKLLEASHPALIKEAVCSPAGTTIEGVAKLEECGVRNAFFEAVKASCNKQRS; encoded by the coding sequence ATGAAAATACATATTTTAGGTAGCGGAGTTATGGCTACTGCAATGGCTTATGGGCTTAAAAATGCTAAATTTGAAGTCGTTATCGTGGGTAGAAACAAGGATAAATTAGAGCTTTTAAGCAATGATTTTGAGACTTGCGAATATGGAAGCAAATTTGATATAACTGGCAAAAATCTGATTTTAGCTGTGAAGCCTTACGCTTTAAAAAGCGTTTGTAGTTTGCTTGAAGGAGAGGCAAACTCATGCGTAAGCGTTCTAGCAAGAACTAGCCTAGAAGATGTAAAGACAAATTTAAAAGCCAAAAATATCGCTATTTGCCTACCAAATATCGCTGCAGAGTTTAACTCAAGTATAACTCCTTTTATGAGCCAGGGCGATACAAAAATCATAGAAGAGATTCTAAATGGTTTTGGCAAATGTGTTAAATTTGAAACCAAAAACGAGCTTGACGCTGCTAGCGTGGTGGCAGGGTGTGCGCCTGCGTATCTAGCTGTCGTGGCTGAGGCTCTAGCCAATGCTGTCGTGCGTGAAGGCGTCAAAAAAGATGATGCAAGCAAGCTTGTAAGTGGGCTTTTTGATGGATTTGCCAAGCTTTTAGAAGCATCACATCCAGCGCTCATAAAAGAAGCAGTTTGTAGTCCAGCAGGCACGACGATAGAGGGCGTTGCCAAGCTAGAAGAATGTGGCGTTAGAAACGCTTTTTTTGAAGCTGTTAAGGCGAGTTGTAATAAGCAAAGAAGTTAA
- a CDS encoding DUF5718 family protein gives MRDFLGFGVVGNFAFHLEQAGEASTFALVKTTCDNAPKGIFPFYVPNAHNFLSNDCFDNNYLIMPEKTLVQAEPEVALRCELEYDEDGKVKDIKVKSFMAFNDASIRRDTTAIKVSQKKNFSNASKGFGNEILIDKFDSNGICQNFSIVSFLKNQNGFFRYGECAKLSEYNYFYSTLIEWMKVTFNTQKDYTVLENLSSITKQSGYIKEAIISVGATRYEKAYESYFLNHGDEISIVVFNHNKYSLELIESFVQNDTQIPDKSDISILKQVVK, from the coding sequence ATGAGAGATTTTTTGGGTTTTGGAGTTGTTGGGAATTTCGCTTTTCACTTAGAGCAAGCAGGCGAGGCTAGTACATTTGCACTTGTCAAAACTACTTGTGACAATGCTCCTAAGGGAATATTTCCATTTTACGTACCAAACGCACATAATTTTTTGTCAAATGACTGTTTTGACAATAATTATTTGATAATGCCAGAAAAAACGCTAGTCCAAGCCGAGCCAGAAGTGGCTTTAAGATGTGAGCTTGAGTACGATGAAGATGGCAAGGTAAAAGATATCAAAGTAAAATCGTTTATGGCGTTTAATGACGCTTCTATTAGGCGAGATACGACAGCTATAAAAGTATCTCAAAAAAAGAACTTTTCGAACGCTTCAAAAGGCTTTGGAAATGAAATTTTGATAGATAAATTTGACAGTAACGGAATCTGTCAAAACTTTTCTATAGTGTCGTTTTTAAAAAACCAAAATGGCTTTTTTAGGTATGGAGAGTGTGCTAAACTTAGCGAGTATAACTACTTTTATTCCACGCTTATAGAGTGGATGAAAGTCACTTTTAACACCCAAAAAGACTACACCGTGCTAGAAAATCTTTCATCTATCACCAAGCAAAGTGGCTACATAAAAGAAGCAATTATTTCAGTAGGAGCTACTAGATACGAAAAGGCTTACGAGAGTTATTTTTTAAATCACGGAGATGAGATCAGCATAGTTGTGTTTAATCACAACAAATACTCATTAGAGCTAATAGAAAGTTTCGTCCAAAATGATACCCAAATACCAGATAAATCAGATATTTCTATCTTAAAACAGGTTGTAAAATGA
- the hemN gene encoding oxygen-independent coproporphyrinogen III oxidase, with the protein MIDFEAFVKYSKPGPRYTSYPTALEFSDDFNYDEYIKRLKNGDPKKPLSLYFHLPFCRSACYFCGCNVIYTSKSDKMDRYLDYVERELELMSGILDNSRPVTQMHFGGGTPTFYSAEQLDRLITSIKKHFKNFTNDAEISCEIDPRFLNEEQLDVLVSHGFNRVSFGVQDFDEKVQKEIHRIQPFDMTKNAVDMARAKGIISVNTDLIYGLPFQSLESFKKTLELGVAINPDRFAVFNYAHVPWIKKSMRKFDESTLPNPKVKLEILKYTMEFLTSNGYKMIGMDHYAKPGDELFKALENGTLHRNFQGYTTKGGADLIGIGLTSIGEGEDYYAQNFKDMEGFEKAIDAGKLPNFKGILLNDEDRLRKAVIMDLMANFALDIKKIEAKFGINFFTHFKDSLEELKELSEFVNITDEKISVNETGTLLIRNIAMCFDEYMVKFKGVKNSFSKTV; encoded by the coding sequence ATGATAGATTTTGAAGCTTTTGTAAAGTATTCTAAACCAGGACCAAGATATACAAGCTACCCCACAGCGCTTGAGTTTAGCGATGATTTTAACTATGATGAATATATAAAAAGACTAAAAAATGGCGACCCTAAAAAGCCTTTATCGTTATATTTTCACTTACCATTTTGCCGCTCAGCTTGTTATTTTTGTGGCTGTAATGTCATTTATACAAGCAAAAGTGATAAAATGGATCGCTATTTGGATTATGTGGAGCGTGAGCTTGAGCTAATGAGTGGGATTTTGGATAATTCTCGTCCAGTCACTCAGATGCACTTTGGTGGTGGAACTCCGACATTTTATAGTGCGGAACAACTTGATCGCTTGATAACTTCTATAAAAAAACACTTCAAAAACTTCACAAATGACGCAGAGATCAGCTGTGAGATTGATCCTAGATTTTTAAATGAAGAGCAACTTGATGTTTTAGTAAGTCACGGATTTAACCGTGTTAGCTTTGGCGTGCAAGATTTTGACGAAAAAGTCCAAAAAGAGATCCACAGAATCCAGCCTTTTGATATGACTAAAAATGCCGTAGATATGGCAAGAGCCAAAGGAATAATCAGCGTAAATACAGATCTTATTTATGGATTGCCATTTCAAAGCTTGGAGAGTTTCAAAAAGACTTTAGAGCTTGGAGTGGCGATAAATCCAGATAGGTTTGCGGTGTTTAATTACGCTCACGTGCCTTGGATCAAAAAATCAATGCGTAAATTTGATGAAAGCACCTTGCCAAACCCAAAAGTCAAGCTAGAAATCCTAAAATACACAATGGAATTTTTAACAAGTAATGGCTACAAAATGATAGGTATGGATCACTATGCTAAGCCTGGCGATGAGCTATTTAAAGCCCTTGAAAACGGCACTTTGCACAGAAACTTCCAAGGATATACTACAAAAGGTGGTGCTGATCTTATAGGAATAGGACTTACTAGTATAGGTGAGGGCGAGGACTATTACGCACAAAACTTCAAAGATATGGAGGGATTCGAAAAGGCAATAGACGCTGGAAAACTACCAAATTTCAAAGGAATTTTGCTAAACGATGAAGATAGGCTAAGAAAAGCTGTGATTATGGATTTGATGGCAAATTTCGCTCTTGATATCAAAAAAATCGAAGCTAAATTTGGTATAAATTTCTTCACTCACTTCAAAGATAGCTTAGAAGAGTTAAAAGAGCTTAGTGAGTTTGTAAATATCACTGATGAAAAAATCAGCGTAAATGAGACTGGAACGCTGCTTATCCGCAATATCGCAATGTGTTTTGATGAATATATGGTTAAATTTAAAGGTGTTAAAAATAGCTTTTCTAAGACTGTTTAA
- a CDS encoding DUF2603 domain-containing protein, producing the protein MNEMQKLDSLSESLGITKRKRTMFDMQKIDENEMKFTITKGKMDEIQPWFGFNDGKACAIVPATLLEAIINALKNAQKESFELKLEKSIWQHIPVDFGDVWSVAIDEIKSKKIKKEPNLDLVIKKIKKEHPNLFVDMSNLMQNKEIE; encoded by the coding sequence ATGAATGAAATGCAAAAACTAGATTCTTTGAGTGAGTCTTTGGGGATAACAAAGCGAAAAAGAACTATGTTTGACATGCAAAAAATAGATGAAAATGAGATGAAATTTACCATAACAAAAGGTAAAATGGACGAGATTCAGCCTTGGTTTGGCTTCAATGACGGCAAGGCGTGTGCAATAGTGCCAGCAACTTTACTTGAAGCTATCATAAATGCACTCAAAAACGCACAAAAAGAGAGCTTTGAGCTGAAGCTTGAAAAGTCCATCTGGCAACACATTCCAGTCGATTTTGGCGATGTTTGGAGTGTGGCGATAGATGAGATAAAGAGTAAAAAAATCAAAAAAGAGCCAAATTTAGATTTGGTTATTAAAAAAATCAAAAAAGAACATCCAAATTTGTTCGTTGATATGTCAAATTTGATGCAAAATAAGGAAATAGAATGA
- the argF gene encoding ornithine carbamoyltransferase has translation MRHFLTLKDFSKDEILDIINLAKDIKKETKQKIYTPYLNEQTLAMIFEKSSTRTRVSFEVGIHQLGGKGLFLSSRDIQLGRGEPVKDTARVLGRMVDMIMARVYKQSDLEELAKFSGVPVINGLSDDFHPVQLMADLLTLSELGLNLETMKVAYVGDGNNMTNSWLMAASKLGFELRVATPKAYAVPNWVLDIALENAKISGAKIIISNDPKEAIKDADVVTTDTWVSMGQEDEKEKRVKDFAGYCVDDEMMSLANSGAKFLHCLPAYRGYEVSESVFEAHSDEIFSEAENRLHAQKAVMVWCDRKRYE, from the coding sequence ATGAGACATTTTTTGACACTTAAAGATTTTAGCAAAGATGAGATTTTAGATATAATAAATTTAGCAAAAGATATCAAAAAAGAGACTAAGCAAAAGATCTACACTCCGTATTTAAACGAACAAACTTTGGCTATGATATTTGAAAAAAGTTCAACTAGAACCAGAGTTAGCTTTGAAGTTGGTATTCATCAGCTTGGCGGCAAGGGGCTGTTTTTAAGCAGTCGTGATATCCAGCTTGGACGTGGGGAGCCAGTCAAAGACACTGCTAGAGTGCTTGGCAGAATGGTAGATATGATTATGGCTAGAGTTTATAAACAAAGCGACCTTGAAGAGCTAGCTAAATTTAGCGGAGTTCCAGTCATAAACGGGCTTAGCGATGATTTTCATCCAGTTCAGCTAATGGCTGATTTGCTGACTTTAAGCGAGCTTGGATTAAATTTAGAGACCATGAAAGTAGCTTACGTAGGCGATGGCAATAACATGACAAACTCATGGCTAATGGCTGCAAGCAAGCTTGGATTTGAGCTTAGAGTCGCCACTCCAAAGGCTTACGCAGTGCCAAACTGGGTGCTTGATATCGCTTTAGAAAATGCAAAAATAAGTGGAGCTAAAATCATCATCTCAAATGATCCAAAAGAGGCTATAAAAGACGCCGATGTCGTCACAACTGATACTTGGGTGTCAATGGGCCAAGAAGATGAAAAAGAAAAACGCGTTAAGGATTTTGCGGGATATTGCGTAGATGATGAGATGATGAGCTTAGCTAATAGTGGAGCTAAATTTTTACACTGTTTGCCAGCGTATCGTGGCTATGAGGTGAGTGAAAGCGTATTTGAAGCTCATAGCGATGAGATTTTTAGCGAAGCAGAAAACAGACTTCACGCCCAAAAAGCCGTAATGGTCTGGTGTGACAGGAAACGCTATGAATGA
- the hemB gene encoding porphobilinogen synthase: MFKRYRRLRINPAVRDMVRENKLSVEDFIYPLFVVEGNGVRKEIGSMPGVFQLSLDELLKECEEVVNLGIKSILLFGIPGLKDSVGSDALSDEGIIARSLRAIKEKFPKLVVITDLCFCEYTDHGHCGILDHVHETVDNDATLEISAKQALVHARNGADMIAPSGMMDGIIKTLRETLDDNGFENLPIMAYSTKFASAYYGPFRDVAESAPSFGDRRSYQMDPANRLEAIGESLEDEAQGADILMVKPALAYLDIIRDLKDRTLLPVCAYNVSGEYALLKAGAKAGVIDYERVMMETMVGFKRAGADLIISYHAKEVAKILNK; this comes from the coding sequence ATGTTTAAAAGATATAGAAGACTTAGAATAAATCCAGCCGTTCGCGACATGGTAAGAGAGAATAAACTTAGTGTTGAAGACTTTATCTATCCACTTTTTGTGGTTGAGGGAAATGGCGTGAGAAAAGAGATAGGCTCTATGCCTGGCGTGTTTCAACTCAGCCTTGATGAACTTCTAAAAGAGTGCGAAGAGGTCGTAAATTTAGGTATCAAATCAATTTTGCTTTTTGGCATTCCAGGGCTTAAAGACAGCGTAGGAAGCGACGCTTTGAGCGATGAGGGTATAATAGCAAGAAGCCTAAGAGCTATAAAAGAAAAATTCCCAAAATTAGTCGTCATCACTGACCTTTGCTTTTGCGAATACACAGATCACGGGCATTGTGGCATACTTGACCACGTCCATGAAACAGTTGATAATGACGCTACACTTGAAATCTCAGCCAAACAAGCCTTAGTCCATGCTAGAAATGGTGCAGATATGATAGCGCCAAGTGGAATGATGGATGGTATTATTAAGACTTTAAGAGAGACGCTTGATGACAATGGATTTGAAAATCTGCCTATTATGGCGTATTCGACTAAATTTGCCTCAGCCTACTATGGACCATTCCGTGACGTGGCTGAATCAGCTCCTAGCTTTGGCGATAGAAGAAGCTATCAAATGGATCCAGCAAACCGCCTTGAAGCAATCGGTGAGAGCTTGGAAGATGAGGCGCAAGGCGCTGATATTTTGATGGTCAAGCCTGCACTTGCGTATCTTGATATAATTCGCGATCTAAAAGATAGAACACTTCTTCCAGTTTGTGCTTATAATGTGAGTGGCGAATACGCACTTTTAAAAGCTGGAGCAAAAGCTGGAGTGATTGATTATGAAAGAGTGATGATGGAGACAATGGTCGGCTTTAAGCGTGCTGGAGCAGACTTAATTATCAGCTACCACGCAAAAGAAGTAGCAAAAATTTTAAATAAATAG